From the uncultured Methanomethylovorans sp. genome, the window TACGACGGATCAAAATCTAAAGACTCCCGAGTCAGAAACTCCCTCTGTTGCTGTCCCAACAGAAAGTCAAAGTAATGTGCAAACGCAGCCAGATAAATCTAATATACTGGTTCCTGTTATGGCAATACTGGGAATTGGGTTGCTTGTGGTTGGATCTCTGTACATGAGAAGAAGTTAAATCAGTTTTTACCCTGTACTGAGGTACAGGGTAATTTTACATTTTATGGAATTTTTTATAGATTAGCAAGATGATCAATTTTACAATATATCTATAAAAGATCAAAGTCCTCTATTGTTGAGGGGCTGTGAGAATGATGCAAATCAGGTTAAATAGTTCTATTCGTTTTGTAATGATATTGCTTTTTGTGATGGCTACTGCAGGAGTTGGTCTGGCAGAAAATACCAGCGTAGGGCTTGTTAGCCAGTTCAGTGGGGAAATCTCAAACGTTGTTATAGCAGATAATTATGCATATCTAGGTCAGGGACAGGACTTTGTCGTACTCGATGTTAGTAATGTTGCTAATCCTTCCGAAGTGGGGAGGGTAGCTTCTTTATCGGAAATTAATGATGTTGTGATCTCTGGTAATTATGCATATATAGCCAATGGTGATAGCGGTCTTGCCATCTTTGATATAAGTACACCTTCTTCTCCCATCTTTGTAGGCAGCTATGATGCAGAAGGTTTTATTTGTGATATTGCTGTATCAGGAAATTCTGTTTATGCAGCAGATGGCAGCGGCCTTGTTATTGTCGATGTCAGCACTCCTTCTTCTCCGAAACTTGTAGGTACATATGATACCATTGGGTCTGCAAACGGTGTTGCAATATCAGGCAACTATGCTTACATAGCTGATGATAGCAAAGGTATTTTTGATGGTAGCAATGGTCTTGCGGTGATTGATGTCAGCACTCCTTCTTCACCAAGTCTTGTTGGAACGTATGATTCCATCTATGCATATGATGTTGTTATATCCGGAAACTATGCTTACGTAGCTGACTCCCTTGGACTTGTAATTTTGGATATTAGTACTTCTTCATCACCGGTACTCACGGGTAGTTACTCCACTAATGGAGATGCAAATGATGTTGCTATATCAGGCAATTATGTCTATGTAAGCGATTATGCTGGTCTCACAATTTTGGATATATCTACGCCTTCTTCCCCATACTTTATAGGCAATTATGGGACCGAAGGAAATGCTAATGGCGTTGCAGTATCAGATGACTATGTTTATTTGGCTGATCCAAGCAATGGTCTTTTTATTCTTCAACAAGGATCTTTAGGGTCATCGATTGTCTCAGGCGAAAATACAACTTCTGATGGCTCGATGACTAGCAATATGAGCGGAGCACTGGAACTATCTCCCATAGGCGATTACTCTGTAGGCGAAAATGAAGTGCTTACTTTTACAGTTTCAACGATGGATTCTGATGCTGGTGTTGTATACTCGGCTTCGGATATGCCAGCAGAAGCTACTCTTGATCCTAGTACCGGTGTTTTCAGCTGGACTCCAAGCACAGGCAGTGCTGGGGTATACACAGTTACATTCACAGCAGAATTAGATGGACTTACAGATTCAGAGATTGCTACTATAAACGTAATCTCTTCGACTGCTGCTCAGATATCGCCGAATTCTTCTACTGAAGTAAGTAATTACAGTTCAGAGGACGTTACCAATTTAGTCATGACAGATGTTGTAACTATATCTATTGCAATGGATTCAAATGTGAGTTATGAATTTATAGGAGAGGGCAATGATATTATTTCAATTAGCTTCTATTCTCTTAAAGAGTTGGGGGATGTAACTTCCACAATAGAAGTACTTAAGACTAGGTCAAGTCAGGTGAGTAGCGACCCAGCAGGGATACTATACAAATATGTTAGCATACAGGTGGGAGATCCAGGTATTGTTGATGAATCTGCCATTAAAGATGCTCGGATTAAGTTCAGGGTTAATAATTCATGGCTTAACAAGGTGGGTTTAAATGCTGCAGATGTGAGATTGCAAAGATATAATGGGGATGTTTGGGAAGTATTGCCAACGACTCTGGAAAGCAGCACTACAGACGATTCAATATTTGAATCAAGTACATCTGCATTTTCTTCATTTGCTATCACTGCAAGCAAAGAACTTGCTGCTTCTAAGGCTAGTGATTTAGATAAAGAGGATACACAGGGAGAAAAGTTCAATATATTGATTGTTGCAATGTTGTTCCTTCTGATCGGGGCATTTGTAGCCGGGTATTTGTATCTTAAGAAAGGGCATAAGTGATTCAGATTATTCTCTGTAGAATGTACAGGGGATCTTCTAAACTATTTATCTAAACTTGGAGATCAGTCATTTGTCTGAGTGATTTCCAGTCTTTAACTTCCTCTTATCATTCTTTTTGCTACATTTCCATTTACTTTTCAAGTAAACATCTACCACTTCTTTACTTATTTTAACGCTAGGCAAAGGAAACGCGGTATCAGTAAAATATAATATGACAGGACATATTTTTTTAAACATCTTTAAATATATCCTTATTAAAATTACAATCAATGACACAACAATAAGGAAAATAGAAATCCTCTATGGTTGTGAAGTAGGTGGTACTTCTGCAAATCAAGTTCAATAAATTAACTTATTTTTTAGTAGGGTTGGTTTACGTTGGAATAGTATTGTTCTTGGTATCAATAACGGTGGGAACAAGCTTAGCTGATAATGCGACCATAGATTATAAAGCTGAATTAATATCAGTTATTGTAACTGCCAATGACAAATTAGATAATGCAGTAGTTGGTACTGTTTCTGGTCAATATCCCCAATCTGCAATTGATGCATTTGAACTGGCTATTGGCAATGCACAAAAAATTGTTGATAATCAAAATGTAAGTACAGAACAGGTAGATCAGGCTGTTGTAGATCTTAAAAACGCGGGGGTGATCTTCGATAAAGCCAAAATAGCTACCGTTAACAAGGCTGCTTTAACCTCGGCTATCAGTAGTGCATCTTCAAAAGCAAATAATGCAGTAGTTGGTACTGCTTCTGGTCAGTATCCGCAATCTGCAATTGATTCATTCAAATCAGCTATTAATAAAGCACAAGCAGTTGCTGTTGATGCCAGTGCAACTCAGGCCGAAGTAAATAAGGCTGTAACAGACCTCAAGTCCGCGGAAGCAACATTTGATGCAGCTAGAATCACAAATGGAGGGTCAACCCCGCCCGCATCTGTAACAAACCTGAAAGACCGTGCTGTAGGATCAACCTGGATAAGATGGGCATGGACAAATCCAACAGATTCTGACTTTAGCCATGTTATGGTCTATATTGACAATTCTTTTGTCACTACCACTTTCAACAATTATTACGAATTGTCCGGATTGGTCGGGGGTACCACACATACCATCGGTCTTAAGACTGTTGATACTTCAGGTAATATTAACTCTGAACTGATTGTTGATTCAGCAACAACAATAACAACAAATACAGTTCCTGAGATCACTAACGTTGCTGGAAATAATATTACAACCACTACGATTAAGATTGTATGGGTGTCTTCTAATGATACCTCAAGTGTGAAAATTAGAAGGAACAACGTATTCCTTAGTATTGTTACAGAATCGACATATTATGTAGATAGTGGTCTGGAGGCTGGCACTACTTATAGTTATAGTCTACTCCCATATTCCACCAGCGGGGTTGAAGGCAAAGCAGTGAATGTCAGCCTGAAAACCAAATCTTCCAGCAAAAGTGGAGGGGGAAGCAGCGGGAGCAGCAGTAGTAAAAAGAGTAGTAGTAGTGGTGGAGGCAGCGGTGCAACTAGCGTTGAGGATTTCGTAAATGTAGCAATAAGGGATGTGGACAGCGCATATCTAAAAATGGATTCCAATGTAATCTATGAATTTTCAAGAGAGGGTAATGATATTCAGTCAATTAGTTTGTATTCCCTTAAGAACTCCGGGGAAATAACCTCTACTATTGAGGTATTGAATGACAGATCAAAACTGGCTCATAGCAATCCAGATGGTCTGGTGTATAGGTATCTCAACATCTGGGTAGGTAAGGCTGGATTTGCTACCTCTAATAACATCAAGGATGCTCGTATTAAGTTCAAGGTAAACAATTCATGGATAGAGGAAACAGGTGTAATCCCTGCAGAAATAAAGCTGCAAAGATATAATGGAACTGCATGGGAAGTGCTTCCGACTACTTTGGAAAGCAGTAATGTGGACTATACCGTCTTTGAAGCGCAAACACCAGGTTTCTCTCCATTTGCGATAACTGCGGAAAAAACCTTTGCAGTTTCTACCAATGGTAATGTTCAAAGTGATGTAGCCCACGTAGAAGATATCGGGCTGGAAGGAACACAACCGGTAAAATCCAATGTGTGGACCTATATTATGGCTATTATCCTGGTAGGCATGCTTGCAGTTGGATATGAGTACTTGAAAAAAGAAAATTAAAAATGATGTAAAATCCCTGTAAAAGATGCAGGGATTTCAGATAATTTTCATGAACAGCTAAGTAAGTTTGTTA encodes:
- a CDS encoding PGF-pre-PGF domain-containing protein, with the protein product MMQIRLNSSIRFVMILLFVMATAGVGLAENTSVGLVSQFSGEISNVVIADNYAYLGQGQDFVVLDVSNVANPSEVGRVASLSEINDVVISGNYAYIANGDSGLAIFDISTPSSPIFVGSYDAEGFICDIAVSGNSVYAADGSGLVIVDVSTPSSPKLVGTYDTIGSANGVAISGNYAYIADDSKGIFDGSNGLAVIDVSTPSSPSLVGTYDSIYAYDVVISGNYAYVADSLGLVILDISTSSSPVLTGSYSTNGDANDVAISGNYVYVSDYAGLTILDISTPSSPYFIGNYGTEGNANGVAVSDDYVYLADPSNGLFILQQGSLGSSIVSGENTTSDGSMTSNMSGALELSPIGDYSVGENEVLTFTVSTMDSDAGVVYSASDMPAEATLDPSTGVFSWTPSTGSAGVYTVTFTAELDGLTDSEIATINVISSTAAQISPNSSTEVSNYSSEDVTNLVMTDVVTISIAMDSNVSYEFIGEGNDIISISFYSLKELGDVTSTIEVLKTRSSQVSSDPAGILYKYVSIQVGDPGIVDESAIKDARIKFRVNNSWLNKVGLNAADVRLQRYNGDVWEVLPTTLESSTTDDSIFESSTSAFSSFAITASKELAASKASDLDKEDTQGEKFNILIVAMLFLLIGAFVAGYLYLKKGHK
- a CDS encoding PGF-pre-PGF domain-containing protein; this encodes MVLLQIKFNKLTYFLVGLVYVGIVLFLVSITVGTSLADNATIDYKAELISVIVTANDKLDNAVVGTVSGQYPQSAIDAFELAIGNAQKIVDNQNVSTEQVDQAVVDLKNAGVIFDKAKIATVNKAALTSAISSASSKANNAVVGTASGQYPQSAIDSFKSAINKAQAVAVDASATQAEVNKAVTDLKSAEATFDAARITNGGSTPPASVTNLKDRAVGSTWIRWAWTNPTDSDFSHVMVYIDNSFVTTTFNNYYELSGLVGGTTHTIGLKTVDTSGNINSELIVDSATTITTNTVPEITNVAGNNITTTTIKIVWVSSNDTSSVKIRRNNVFLSIVTESTYYVDSGLEAGTTYSYSLLPYSTSGVEGKAVNVSLKTKSSSKSGGGSSGSSSSKKSSSSGGGSGATSVEDFVNVAIRDVDSAYLKMDSNVIYEFSREGNDIQSISLYSLKNSGEITSTIEVLNDRSKLAHSNPDGLVYRYLNIWVGKAGFATSNNIKDARIKFKVNNSWIEETGVIPAEIKLQRYNGTAWEVLPTTLESSNVDYTVFEAQTPGFSPFAITAEKTFAVSTNGNVQSDVAHVEDIGLEGTQPVKSNVWTYIMAIILVGMLAVGYEYLKKEN